The stretch of DNA CTCGTGCGGCCCATCCACTCAACGGAGCCGTCGAGGCCGAGGGACGTGCACTGCTTCTTGAGTATCTCCTCGTCCTCGCCGGAGCCGTAGATCCGCAGCTTCCAGTCCGGGTGCAGCGGCGCGACCTCCGCCCAGGTGTCGAGGAGCATGTCGATGCCCTTCTGGTCGTGCAGGCGGCCGATGCTCGTGACGATCTTCTCGGTGCGCCGCGAGGGCACTTCGGGCATGAACGGCAGCGGGTTCGGCATGAAGGACGCGTTGTCCATGCCCTGCCTGATCCACAAGTCGGCGTCCTCGCGGGTCAGCGCGAGCATCCGGTCGATGTCCTTGTAGTGCTTGCGCACCCGCCCGAACCGCGAGCACGCCCGCGAGTACGCGAACGACTCGTGGCTCATGCCGATGACCAACATGCCGGTGGTGTCGGCGAGTTCCACCCACTCCATCGCCCACACCTGCGTGACGATGACGACGGCGCCGGGCCCTGCCTGCGCGAAGAGCGCGGTCAGCTTGGCGGCCTGCTCGTGCATGCCCTCCGCGCGCCGCTTGCGCAGCCGGTGCTCGGCCACGTTGAGCCGCCCCTTGATGCCGCGCGCCGGGCCGACGCGCGGCGGGTGCTCGTCGTACAGCGTCGTGGTGGGGTACGGCAGGTCCGTGCCGACGTCCTGCGGGACGCCGGGGTCCGTGATGCCAATGACGTGCACGCGGTGGCCGCGCTCGACGAGGAGGCGGGCCATCTGGTGGGACCAACTGGTGATCCCGCCCAGCTCGTTGACGCTGTTGGAGACGAAGAATATGTCCCGCGTCCGCTGAGCCGTCCGAATCGCTGCTGTCTGACTCACTTGCCGCTCCAGTGCGAGAAGAACTGATCGACGATGCTCTTGGCGGCGTCGCCCCGGTCGTACTCACCGAACTCGGCCACGAACCGCTGCCGGGCGCCCGCGTATTCGAGGGCCTGCTCGTCCAGGGCCTTCAGCGCCGCGAACAGCTCGTCCTCGGTGTCGACGACCGGGCCGGGAGCCCGCTCCCGCAGGTCGAAGTACGTCCCTCGCCCTTCGTGCACGTATTCCTCGTAGTCGTACGTGAAGAACAGCATCGGCCGGTCGAGGAGCGCGTAGTCGAACATCACGGAGGAGTAGTCGGTGATCATCGCGTCCGCGAGCTCGTAGAGCGGCGTGACGTCGTGGTGTGCGGAGACGTCGATGACGCGGCCGCGCACGGACGGCGGGAGCACCACGTGGTTCAGGTAGTGCGAGCGCACGAGCAGCACGTAGCGGTCGCCGAACTCCTCCGCGAACCGCTCCACGTCGAAGGGCAGTTCAAAGCGTCCGTGCCGGCCGCCGTGACGGCGGAAGGTCGGCGCGTACAGCAGCACCCGCTTGTCCTCGGGGATGCCCAACTCCGCTGCCAGCGCCCCGCGTTCGCGCACGCCGGTCGCGTCCTCGGCGCGCTTGGCCCGCACCAGCGCGTCGTTGCGCGGATAGCCGACCCTGAGCAGCACCTTCTCCTTCAGACGCAGGGCCTTCGCCAGGGTCCGCACGTCGTGCTCGGAGCGGATCAGGAAGCGGTCGAAGCGGTCGAGGACGCGCTGCTGCTCGTCCTGGGCCGCCTTGCCGCGCAGCTTCCACGCGGGCTCGTCGAAGCCCATGCGCTTGAGCGCCGAGCCGTGCCAGGTCTGGATGTACGTCGTCTCGGGCCGCTTGGTGAGCTTGAGCGGGTAGCTCTGGTTGTCGACCCAGAACTCGGCCTGCGCGAGGGCCTTCAGGTACGGCAGCGACCAGCGCCGTACCAGCGTCGCGTCCTCGGGGAAACCCTGCGGATTCCCGGTGTAGGACCACACGGCGTCGAAGTCGAGGCCCTGGCGCCGCATCTCCTCGTAGATCGCCCGGGGGCTGTCGCTGTACTGCTTGCCGAGGTGGCTCTCGAAGACGACCGTGCCCTTCTTCACCGGCAGGCGGCTGAACACCTCGTCGTACACGCGCAGTTTGCTCTGCCCGGATGTGAGGTCCTTGCGCAGCTTCTTGGCCTTGCGGAAGCCGGTCTTGGCGAGGCGCCCCGGCACGCCCTGCGTCCCGCGGGCCACCAGATCCTGGATCCGGTCGGCCGCCGCGTCCCGCGTGACGAGCCGGAACGCGAGGTGCCCGCGCTGCGAGACCTCGGGCTCCATGTGGTCGGCGACGAGGCGGGTCAGCCTCGGCCGCACCGGAAGCCTCCCCTCGGCGAGCCCCGGGTCGCACGCGGTGAGCCGTGTCCTGGTGCGCACGCCGTCGGCGGTGAGGTGCAGGCGCACGTCCCAGACCGCGTCGACGACTCCGAGCGGGCGAAGGCGTCGCGCGAGGTCGACGGAGGCATCCCAGGTGATGGCGTCGCCCTCGTACCGCACGGCGGAGACCGGGAAGCGGAAGGTCTGCAGGCTGCGGCGGCGCGCACTGAATTCCAGCTCGGCGGTGAGCACGGCGTCCGGGCCGACGACGCCGAGCGGGTTGGTGATGCGGCCCGCCATGCGGACGGTCCCCGCCGACTCCTCGTACCGCGTCAGGACGTTGCGCAGGAACATCTGGTCGAAACGCTTGCCGTGGTAGCCGAGCTCGGTCACGTCGAGGACCTGGCGGCCGAACGGGTCGTCGAGGTGTTCGGCGCACCAGTACACGCGCCCGTCCCGCTCGGCGAGGGGCGAGGAGATCTTGTCGCGGTTGGTGAGGGTGTCGACGGCGGGCAGCAGGTTGTCCCAGTCGCCCTGCTCCAGGAGGTAGGCGCAGATGGCCTGGATGGGCTGCACCTCGTCGTAGGCGGCGCGGTCGAGCCCGGCGAGGTAGTCGCGGGCGAGGCCGGCGAACTCCTGGCGGAAGGAGGCGTCGCGGAACGGCAGGTCGCGCAGGTGGAGCACCAGGTCGTGCTTGAGGAACTTGATGTCCTTGGCGAGCCGCAGCTCGTCGAGGCCGCGCTCCGCGAGCAGCGCGTCGATCCGGCGGTGGATCTCCATGCGGTGCTCGAAGTTGGTCATCTCGTGACGCCGGTTGGTCACGGACTTCGCGGCGGCGCGCTCATGGACGTGCCAGAAGTAGACCTGGTTGGGGATGAGGGTGATGCGCTCGGCGGCGAGGTAGGCCTCGGCGATGAACATCAGGTCCTCGTAGAACATCCCCTTGGGGAAGCGGAGGGCGTTCTCGACGAGGAAGTCGCGGCGGTAGAGCTTGTTCGTGGAGAGCGTGTCCCAGACGAACAGGTCGGGCAGCTCGGTGACGGACTCCAGGGTGCGGGTCGTCGCGTAGAGCCAGGGGTACCACCGGTCGCGCTTCTTGTTGCGGGTGTCCATGGAAAGACGGACGCAGAGCCCGGAGACGATGTCGGAGCCGTCGCGCTCGGCGGCTTCGAGGAGGTTGCGGCAGGCGTTGCGCTCCAGGACGTCGTCGCTGTCGAGGAACATCACGTGGCGTCCGACGGTGTATCCGATGCCCACGTTGCGGGGCTCACCGCCCGCGCCGCTGTTCTCCGGCAGCTGGTAGGCCCGCACCCGCTCGGGGTGCTCGGCGGCGATGCGCTGCGCCGTCTCGTACGAACCGTCCGTGCTGCAGTCGTCGACGATGACGACCTCGACGCCGCGCAGCGTCTGGTCGAGCACCGACTGCACGGCGGTCGGCAGCCGCTCGGTGTCGTTGTAGACGATCACCACTACGGACACATCGGGTCGCGCCTCCGGCGTCCCCCGCTCACCTATCGCTCCCATGCGTCCCTCCAGTCAGATGCCAGCTCATCCTACTAATTATCGCTAATGCCCGATTGGCGCTCTTCAGGGGGGTGTGAACGGCCTAGTCCAGATACGCGAAAGGGGGCGCCCCGAGCCGTCAGGCCCGGGGCGCCCCCATCGACGTACGACGGATGTACGAGGACTACGAGTGGGTCCGCAGCAGCGTCCTCATCGTCCGCATCGCGACCGACAGGTTCGCCAGGTCGAACGCGTCCGAGCTCTGGATCTCGTCCAGGGTCGTCCGCGACCGGCTCAGGATCGCCGCGTTCTTCTCCTCCCAGGCCTTGAAGCGCTGCTCGGGAGTGTCCTCGCCGTTCCCGGCGGCCAGCACGTCGGCCGTCAGGGCGGCGTGCGCCGCGTACAGGTCCTCGCGGATCGACGCGCGCGCCATCGACTGCCAGCGGTCGGCCCGCGGCAGCTCGATGATGCGGTCCATGAGCTGGGTGATCCGCAGCCGGTCGGCGAGGTCGTAGTAGACCTCGGCGACGGCCATCGGCTGCTTGCCCGTGCGGTCGGCGATCGCCACGATGTCGAGCGCCGGGAAGGCCGAGGAGAACCCGGCGACGCGCTGGGCGAGCTCGTCGGGGACGCCCACGCCCGTCAGCTCGTCGCGGATGCTCTGGTACCACTCCTGGTCGGAGCCGCGCAGCAGCTTCGGCAGCTCGGTCCAGACCTCGGCGACGCCCTCGCTGAAGAAGCCGATGGTCTCGGCGAGCTGGAGCGGCTGCGGCCGGTTGTTGAGCAGCCAGCGCGTGCCGCGCTCGACGAGGCGGCGCGAGTGCAGCCGGACGCGGGTCTGGACGTCGGCCGCCACCACGTTGTCGAGCGCCTCGACCGCGTCCCAGACCTTGCTCAGACCGAAGATCTCGCGGGCCGCGAGCTGCGCCCTGACGATCTCCTCCAGGGAGGCCCCGGTCTCCTCACGCAGCCGGTGCAGGAACGTCGAACCGCCCGTGTTCACCGTGTCGTTGACGAGGACCGTGGTGACGATCTCGCGGCGCAGCGCGTGCCCGTCGACCTGCTCGGGGAACTTCTCCCGCAGGGCCTCCGGGAAGTACGCGTGAAGGAGACCGCGCAGGTACTCGTCGTCCGGGAGCGTCGTCTGGATCAGCTCGTCGGCCGCTGTGATCTTCGTGTACGCGAGGAGCACGGCGAGCTCGGGCTGGCTGAGCCCGTGGCGGGAGCTCAGGAGCTCACGGATCTGCCGGTCGGTGGGCAGGAACTCCAGTGCCCGGTCCAGGTGACCGTCACGACCCAGGCGGCGCATGAAGCGCTGGTGGGCGTGGAGGAGGGACGGGGACTGGGCGACCGCGTTCGACAGGGCGGTGTTCTGCGCGTAGTTGTTGCGCAGGACCAGGGTGCCGACCTCGTCCGTCATCGCCGCGAGGAACTTGTTGCGCTGCTTGACGGTCATGTCGCCGTTCGCGACGACCGCGTTGAGCAGGATCTTGATGTTCACCTCGTGGTCGGAGGTGTCCACGCCCGCGCTGTTGTCGATGGCGTCGGTGTTGATGTGCCCGCCGGCGCGCGCGAACTCGATGCGGCCGAGCTGGGTCAGGCCGAGGTTGCCGCCCTCGCCGACGACCTTGACGCGCAGGTCGGCGCCGTTGACGCGGATCGCGTCGTTCGCCTTGTCGCCGACGTCGCTGTTCGACTCGGCCGACGACTTCACGTACGTACCGATGCCGCCGTTCCACAGCAGGTCGACCGGCGCCTGGAGGATGGTCTGCATCAGGTCGGCCGGCGTCATCTTGCCGACGCCCTTCTCGATGCCGAGGGCCTCGCGGATGTGGGCGTTCAGCTGGATCGCCTTGGCGCTGCGCGGGAAGATCCCGCCGCCCGCGGAGAGCAGCTCCTTGTTGTAGTCCGCCCAGGAGCTGCGCGGCAGCTCGAACAGGCGACGGCGCTCCGCGTACGAGGTCTCGGCGTCCGGCCTCGGGTCGATGAAGATGTGCCGGTGGTCGAAGGCGGCCACCAGGCGGATGTGCTCGGAGAGCAGCATGCCGTTGCCGAACACGTCACCGGACATGTCGCCGACGCCGACGACCGTGAAGTCCTCGGTCTGGGTGTCGGTGCCCAGCTCCCGGAAGTGCCGCTTGACGGACTCCCAGGCGCCGCGGGCGGTGATGCCCATGCCCTTGTGGTCGTAACCGGCGGAGCCGCCGGAGGCGAAGGCGTCACCGAGCCAGAAGTTGTACGACTCGGCGACCTCGTTCGCGATGTCCGAGAACGTCGCGGTGCCCTTGTCGGCGGCGACCACGAGGTACGTGTCGTCCTCATCGTGCCGGACGACGTCGGCCGGGGGCACGACCTCACCCGCGACGAGGTTGTCGGTGATGTCCAGCAGCGCCGAGATGAACGTCTTGTAGCAGGCCACGCCCTCGGCCAGCCACGCGTCGCGGTCGACGGTCGGGTCGGGCAGCTGCTTGGCGACGAAGCCGCCCTTGGCGCCGACGGGCACGATGACGGTGTTCTTCACCATCTGCGCCTTGACCAGGCCGAGGATCTCCGTGCGGAAGTCCTCACGCCGGTCGGACCAGCGAAGACCGCCTCGGGCGACCTTGCCGAAGCGCAGGTGGACGCCCTCGACGCGCGGCGAGTACACCCAGATCTCGTACGCCGGGCGCGGCGCGGGGAGGTCGGGGATGGCCTGCGGGTCGAACTTCATGGAGACGTAGCTGTGCGGCTTGCCGCCCTCCGCCTCCTGGAAGAAGTTCGTACGCAGCGTCGCCTTGATGACGGTGAGGAAGGACCGCAGGATGCGGTCCTCGTCCAGGGACGCGACCTGGTCGAGCGCGCCGTCCAGCTCCTCCAGGAGCCCGTCGGTCAGCTCGGTCCCGGCGCGCTGGCGGTCCGGGGACATCCGCGCCTCGAAGAGCGAGACGAGCAGCCGGGTGGTGTGGACGTTGTTGCGGAGGGTGTCCTCCATGTAGTCCTGGCTGAAGGTGGAGCCCGCCTGGCGCAGGTACTTGGCGTAGGCCCGAAGGACCATCGCCTGGCGCCAGTTGAGCCCGGCCCGCAGGACCAGCGAGTTGAAGCCGTCGACCTCGGCCTCGCCCGTCCAGGCGGCGGAGAAGGCCTCCTGGAAGCGCTCGCGGCCGTCGTCGCCGAGGTAGTCGCCGTTGCCGTTCTGGGACTTGGGCAGGCGAAGGCCGAAGTCGTAGATCCACGCGTTCGTGCGGTCGGTGCAGCGCAGCTCGTAGGGCCGCTCGTCGGTGACCTCGACGCCGAGGCGCTGGAGGACCGGCAGGACGGCGGAGAGCGAGACCTGGACGCCCGAGCGGTAGATCTTGAACCGTCGCTCGCCGGGGGCGGCGCCCACCGGCTCGTACAGGCTGAGCGCGAAGTCCTCGCGGCCGTGCTTGAGCTGCTCCAGGTGCTGGAGGTCGGCGACGGCGGCGCGCGGTGTGTGGTCGGCCTTGTAGCCCTCGGGGAAGGCGCCCGAGTAGCGGCGGAGCAGCTCGGCGGCGCGCTCCTCGCCGCACTCGGCGGTCAGTGCCTCGCCGAAGCCGTCGGCCCAGGAGCGGGCGGCCTCGACGAGCCGGGCCTCGATGCGGTCGGTGTCGGCGTCGGTGAGCTGCGGAAGGCCGCCGCCCGGCGCGACGCGGACCACGAAGTGCAGCCGGGAGAGGATCGACTCGGTGTTCCAGGCGGTGAAGTCGACGCTGGTGCCGCCGAGCTCCTCCTTGAGGATGTCGATGATCCGCAGCCGGACGCCGGTGGTGTAGCGGTCACGCGGCAGGTAGACGAGGGCGGAGTAGTAGCGGCCGTACTCGTCCTTGCGCAGGTAGAGCCGCAGCCGGCGGCGTTCCTGGAGGTACAGCACGGACGTGACGATGGAGCGCAGCTCGTCGGGCGGAGTCTGGAAGAGCTCGTCGCGCGGGTACGTCTCCAGGATCTGGAGCAGGTCGCGGCCGTCGTGGCTGTTGGGCGAGAAGCCCGCGCCCTTGAGGACCTCCTGGACCTTGCGGCGGATGACCGGCACGCGGCGCACCGACTCGGTGTACGCGGCGGACGAGAACAGGCCGAGGAAGCGGCGCTCGCCGATGACGTTGCCGTCGGCGTCGAACTTCTTCACGCCGACGTAGTCGAGGTAGCTGGGCCGGTGCACGGTGGCACGGCTGTTGGCCTTCGTCAGCACCAGGAGCTTGTGCTCGCGTGCCTTCGCACGCGCGTCCGCGGGCAGCCGGCTGAAGGAGGGACTGACCGGGTGGTCCTCCTCGCCCTCGTGCTTCGGGTCGGCGCGCAGGATGCCGAGGCCGGTGCCGGGCACCGCGGCGAGCGAGTCCTCGTCCGTCAGGTCGTACTCGCGGAAGCCGAGGAAGGTGAAGTGGTTGTCGGCGAGCCAGCGAAGGAGTTCGCGGGCCTCGTCGACCTCCTGGTCGCGCAGGTCGTCGGCGGTCGGCTCGGTGGGGAGCTCATCGGCGATGCGCAGCGCGGCGTCGCGCATCTTCTCCCAGTCCTCGACGGTCTCGCGTACGTCGGAGAGGATCCGGAGCAGATCGGCGGTGATCTGCTTCAGGTCCGCGCGGTCGGTCTCGCGGTCCATCTCGACGTGGATCCAGGACTCGGTGACCGCGTCGTGCGGGCGCTCGGTGCCGAAGTCCTTGCTGAGGACCTCCAGGAGCTTGCCGGTCAGATCCCGTCGTACGACGACCTGGGGGTGGATGACGACGTGGATGCCGCGCCCCTGGCGCGAGAGCTCATTGGTGACCGAGTCGACCAGGAAGGGCATGTCGTCCGTGACCACCTCGACGACGGAGTGGCTGCACGTCCAGCCGTTCTCCTCGACGGTCGGGGTGTGCACGCGGACGTTGGCCGTGCCCTGCGGGCGGTTCTCGGCAAGCCGGTAGTGGGAGAAGGCTGCTCCGAAGACGTCGACCGGGTCACGGTCGGCAAGGTCCTCCGGGGCGGTGTGCAGGTAGTAGCGCTGGAGGAACGCAAGGGCCATGTCCTCGTCAGGAGTGGCCCCGTCGCCCTTCGACCCGGTCGGTGCCCCATTCGGTAGGCGGCCACCTGCCGGGCTGTTCTCAGCTACCCGGGCCGCCCGTGTGAGCAGCTCGGCTTTGGCTTCGTCCAGCTTGGTCTGCATTGTCCTCTGACTCCTGTCGCGCGCCGTTGCGTGACGTAGAAGGAAGTGATCCGACGTAACGCCGCGACGCGGGGTCTCCGGTCGAAGTCGACGTTATGCCGCGGTGAGAGATGAGCGGGCGGTTATCCGCCATTTTCAGCGCTTTCGCTGACCGATGGCCGGGGTGATGTGGCTGGCCGCACCGCGAAGAAGCGTCAGCGACGCCCCGGGCACGGATGTCCTCCGTGTTCCCCGGGCGCAGGGCGGGGGCGTACACGCCCCCGCGGGATATCGCGCTGATCACGGGTCAAGGCTATCGCCCTCCACCCGGGAGTCGTCATGAGCCGTATGTGTACAAAAGCAGGGGTGGAACTTTGACACTCTGCACAGAGACTTTCGCGCCATCTGTCGGCGATGGATGCCCTCGGCAAACCGGTGGGCCCCCTTGGCAAACCGGACGGGCGGATGCACGTTGAGCGGGACGGACGGACAGCGCGCGACGGACGGACCCGGTCCGCCCACGACGACGGGCCGGGCCCGCCCACGATTGGGGAGCGAGCACCGATGGCAGCCAAGATCCTGATAGTGACCGGAGACGCGGCGGAGTCGCTGGAGGTCCTGTATCCCTTCCAGCGGCTGCGCGAGGAGGGGTACGACGTCCACATCGCCGCCCCTGCCCGCAAGAAGCTGCAGTTCGTGGTGCACGACTTCGAGCCGGGCTTCGACACGTACACGGAGAAGCCGGGCTACACCTGGCCCGCCGACCTCGCCTTCTCCGAGGTCGATCCCGGCCAGTACGTCGCTCTGGTGATCCCGGGCGGCCGGGCCCCGGAGTATCTGCGCAACGACCCGGAGCTCCGCAAGATCCTCAAGTCCTTCTTCGACGCGGACAAGCCGGTCGCGCAGATCTGCCACGGCCCGCTCCTGACGGCGGCGATCGGCGGCCTGAGCGGCCGCAGGGTCACGGCGTATCCGGCCCTGGAACTGGACATGCAGACGGCGGGCGCGACGTTCCGTGACGCGGAGGTGGTGGTCGACGGCACGCTGGTCTCGGCCCGCGCCTGGCCGGACCACTCGGGCTGGATGAGGGAGTTCCTCACGGTGCTGCGGGCGAAGGCGCCGGTGACGTAGGCGGGAACCTGGGCGGGACCTAGGCGGCCAGCCGCTCGGCCACCTCCACGGCCTCGGCAAGGCTGTCGACGACCGGGACCCCCACGCCGACCGCCTCCAGACTGGCCCTGCTGTGGGACCCACCGGTGTAGAGCACGGCCTGGGCGCCGACATGCGCCGCGGCGACGGCATCGTCAACGGCGTCCCCGATGACGACAATGCGCTCGGCGGCGGCGACCCCTTCCAGAGCCGCGAGGTGCAGCACCATCCGCTCGGCCTTGCCCGCGTGCGAGGTGTCCGTGCGGCCGTCGATGCGCACGAAGTGCTCCTCGATCCCGTGCCGCCGCACGATCGGCACGAGGTGCTCGTGCGGCGCGAGCGACAGCAACGACTGCGTACGCCCTGCCGCCCGCCGCTCCGCGAGCAGCTCGGCGGCACCGTCGGCGAGGCCGCATGCCTCGGCCCGCGCCCAGTAGTGCTTGTGGAACACGGCGTCCATGACCTGCCACTCGGCGTCCGTGGGCAGCCGCCCCATGAGCCGCTCGTAGAAGAGCGGAACGGGAACGCAGTACAGATCGCGATACCGCTCAAGAGTGATGGGCTCGAGCCCGAGCTCTGCGAACGAGGCGTTCGTCGACTCGATCACCGCATGAATGTCATGCAGCAGAGTCCCGTTCCAGTCCCAAACGATATGCGCCCCGCGCGTCAGCTTCCCCATGGAGAAACGGTACCCGCACCGCCCTCACCCCAAGGCCCCGGCCCACTCCCCACAGCCCCCGGCGCCGAACAAGCCTTTCCCACCCACCCACCCACCCACCCGATTGCCCCGCAGCAACCAGCGATTGGCTGCAGTCGGGAGCGCTCGCGAGGGGACGTGCCGGTATGTCTGCCCGGAGCACGGCTCCCG from Streptomyces sp. BA2 encodes:
- a CDS encoding glycosyltransferase, with the translated sequence MSQTAAIRTAQRTRDIFFVSNSVNELGGITSWSHQMARLLVERGHRVHVIGITDPGVPQDVGTDLPYPTTTLYDEHPPRVGPARGIKGRLNVAEHRLRKRRAEGMHEQAAKLTALFAQAGPGAVVIVTQVWAMEWVELADTTGMLVIGMSHESFAYSRACSRFGRVRKHYKDIDRMLALTREDADLWIRQGMDNASFMPNPLPFMPEVPSRRTEKIVTSIGRLHDQKGIDMLLDTWAEVAPLHPDWKLRIYGSGEDEEILKKQCTSLGLDGSVEWMGRTSDVPGALRGGSVFVQSSRGEGFPLALMEAMATAVPCAAFDCAPGVHEIVQDGVDGLLAQLGNTAELARRLDTLMSDKELRDRMGELARVNIQRYTTGEVVRRWEELFLFLER
- a CDS encoding bifunctional glycosyltransferase/CDP-glycerol:glycerophosphate glycerophosphotransferase — its product is MGAIGERGTPEARPDVSVVVIVYNDTERLPTAVQSVLDQTLRGVEVVIVDDCSTDGSYETAQRIAAEHPERVRAYQLPENSGAGGEPRNVGIGYTVGRHVMFLDSDDVLERNACRNLLEAAERDGSDIVSGLCVRLSMDTRNKKRDRWYPWLYATTRTLESVTELPDLFVWDTLSTNKLYRRDFLVENALRFPKGMFYEDLMFIAEAYLAAERITLIPNQVYFWHVHERAAAKSVTNRRHEMTNFEHRMEIHRRIDALLAERGLDELRLAKDIKFLKHDLVLHLRDLPFRDASFRQEFAGLARDYLAGLDRAAYDEVQPIQAICAYLLEQGDWDNLLPAVDTLTNRDKISSPLAERDGRVYWCAEHLDDPFGRQVLDVTELGYHGKRFDQMFLRNVLTRYEESAGTVRMAGRITNPLGVVGPDAVLTAELEFSARRRSLQTFRFPVSAVRYEGDAITWDASVDLARRLRPLGVVDAVWDVRLHLTADGVRTRTRLTACDPGLAEGRLPVRPRLTRLVADHMEPEVSQRGHLAFRLVTRDAAADRIQDLVARGTQGVPGRLAKTGFRKAKKLRKDLTSGQSKLRVYDEVFSRLPVKKGTVVFESHLGKQYSDSPRAIYEEMRRQGLDFDAVWSYTGNPQGFPEDATLVRRWSLPYLKALAQAEFWVDNQSYPLKLTKRPETTYIQTWHGSALKRMGFDEPAWKLRGKAAQDEQQRVLDRFDRFLIRSEHDVRTLAKALRLKEKVLLRVGYPRNDALVRAKRAEDATGVRERGALAAELGIPEDKRVLLYAPTFRRHGGRHGRFELPFDVERFAEEFGDRYVLLVRSHYLNHVVLPPSVRGRVIDVSAHHDVTPLYELADAMITDYSSVMFDYALLDRPMLFFTYDYEEYVHEGRGTYFDLRERAPGPVVDTEDELFAALKALDEQALEYAGARQRFVAEFGEYDRGDAAKSIVDQFFSHWSGK
- a CDS encoding NAD-glutamate dehydrogenase, with amino-acid sequence MQTKLDEAKAELLTRAARVAENSPAGGRLPNGAPTGSKGDGATPDEDMALAFLQRYYLHTAPEDLADRDPVDVFGAAFSHYRLAENRPQGTANVRVHTPTVEENGWTCSHSVVEVVTDDMPFLVDSVTNELSRQGRGIHVVIHPQVVVRRDLTGKLLEVLSKDFGTERPHDAVTESWIHVEMDRETDRADLKQITADLLRILSDVRETVEDWEKMRDAALRIADELPTEPTADDLRDQEVDEARELLRWLADNHFTFLGFREYDLTDEDSLAAVPGTGLGILRADPKHEGEEDHPVSPSFSRLPADARAKAREHKLLVLTKANSRATVHRPSYLDYVGVKKFDADGNVIGERRFLGLFSSAAYTESVRRVPVIRRKVQEVLKGAGFSPNSHDGRDLLQILETYPRDELFQTPPDELRSIVTSVLYLQERRRLRLYLRKDEYGRYYSALVYLPRDRYTTGVRLRIIDILKEELGGTSVDFTAWNTESILSRLHFVVRVAPGGGLPQLTDADTDRIEARLVEAARSWADGFGEALTAECGEERAAELLRRYSGAFPEGYKADHTPRAAVADLQHLEQLKHGREDFALSLYEPVGAAPGERRFKIYRSGVQVSLSAVLPVLQRLGVEVTDERPYELRCTDRTNAWIYDFGLRLPKSQNGNGDYLGDDGRERFQEAFSAAWTGEAEVDGFNSLVLRAGLNWRQAMVLRAYAKYLRQAGSTFSQDYMEDTLRNNVHTTRLLVSLFEARMSPDRQRAGTELTDGLLEELDGALDQVASLDEDRILRSFLTVIKATLRTNFFQEAEGGKPHSYVSMKFDPQAIPDLPAPRPAYEIWVYSPRVEGVHLRFGKVARGGLRWSDRREDFRTEILGLVKAQMVKNTVIVPVGAKGGFVAKQLPDPTVDRDAWLAEGVACYKTFISALLDITDNLVAGEVVPPADVVRHDEDDTYLVVAADKGTATFSDIANEVAESYNFWLGDAFASGGSAGYDHKGMGITARGAWESVKRHFRELGTDTQTEDFTVVGVGDMSGDVFGNGMLLSEHIRLVAAFDHRHIFIDPRPDAETSYAERRRLFELPRSSWADYNKELLSAGGGIFPRSAKAIQLNAHIREALGIEKGVGKMTPADLMQTILQAPVDLLWNGGIGTYVKSSAESNSDVGDKANDAIRVNGADLRVKVVGEGGNLGLTQLGRIEFARAGGHINTDAIDNSAGVDTSDHEVNIKILLNAVVANGDMTVKQRNKFLAAMTDEVGTLVLRNNYAQNTALSNAVAQSPSLLHAHQRFMRRLGRDGHLDRALEFLPTDRQIRELLSSRHGLSQPELAVLLAYTKITAADELIQTTLPDDEYLRGLLHAYFPEALREKFPEQVDGHALRREIVTTVLVNDTVNTGGSTFLHRLREETGASLEEIVRAQLAAREIFGLSKVWDAVEALDNVVAADVQTRVRLHSRRLVERGTRWLLNNRPQPLQLAETIGFFSEGVAEVWTELPKLLRGSDQEWYQSIRDELTGVGVPDELAQRVAGFSSAFPALDIVAIADRTGKQPMAVAEVYYDLADRLRITQLMDRIIELPRADRWQSMARASIREDLYAAHAALTADVLAAGNGEDTPEQRFKAWEEKNAAILSRSRTTLDEIQSSDAFDLANLSVAMRTMRTLLRTHS
- a CDS encoding DJ-1/PfpI family protein, which encodes MAAKILIVTGDAAESLEVLYPFQRLREEGYDVHIAAPARKKLQFVVHDFEPGFDTYTEKPGYTWPADLAFSEVDPGQYVALVIPGGRAPEYLRNDPELRKILKSFFDADKPVAQICHGPLLTAAIGGLSGRRVTAYPALELDMQTAGATFRDAEVVVDGTLVSARAWPDHSGWMREFLTVLRAKAPVT
- a CDS encoding HAD family hydrolase, with the translated sequence MGKLTRGAHIVWDWNGTLLHDIHAVIESTNASFAELGLEPITLERYRDLYCVPVPLFYERLMGRLPTDAEWQVMDAVFHKHYWARAEACGLADGAAELLAERRAAGRTQSLLSLAPHEHLVPIVRRHGIEEHFVRIDGRTDTSHAGKAERMVLHLAALEGVAAAERIVVIGDAVDDAVAAAHVGAQAVLYTGGSHSRASLEAVGVGVPVVDSLAEAVEVAERLAA